A genomic window from Pseudomonas argentinensis includes:
- a CDS encoding CoA pyrophosphatase has product MLDELLQRVRDYSPRFMETQEGFPEAAVLVPITRSDEPDVVLTLRASGLSTHGGEVAFPGGRRDPEDRDLIETALREADEEIGLPPGLVEIVGPLSTLVSRHGIQVTPYVGVVPDFVDYQANDGEIAAVFSVPLAFFRNDPREVTHRIDYLGHSWYVPSYRYGEYKIWGLTAIMLVELVNLVYDADIDMRRPPEHYVHLK; this is encoded by the coding sequence ATGCTGGACGAGCTACTCCAACGTGTACGCGATTACAGTCCGCGCTTCATGGAAACCCAGGAGGGCTTTCCCGAAGCCGCGGTGCTGGTGCCCATCACCCGTAGCGACGAGCCCGACGTGGTGCTTACGCTGCGTGCCAGCGGCCTGTCCACCCATGGCGGCGAAGTCGCCTTTCCCGGCGGCCGCCGCGACCCGGAAGACCGTGATCTGATCGAAACCGCGTTGCGTGAGGCCGATGAGGAAATTGGCCTGCCGCCGGGGCTGGTGGAGATCGTCGGTCCGCTCAGTACCCTGGTTTCCAGGCATGGCATTCAGGTCACGCCCTACGTCGGGGTGGTGCCGGACTTCGTCGACTACCAGGCCAACGACGGTGAGATCGCCGCGGTGTTCTCGGTGCCGCTGGCGTTCTTTCGCAACGACCCCCGCGAGGTCACCCACCGTATCGATTACCTCGGGCACAGCTGGTACGTGCCGAGCTATCGCTATGGCGAGTACAAGATCTGGGGGCTGACGGCGATCATGCTGGTGGAGCTGGTCAACCTGGTTTACGACGCCGACATCGACATGCGCCGCCCGCCCGAACATTACGTTCACCTCAAGTGA
- a CDS encoding ABC transporter permease, with protein MNFYAIRAIYLFELARTWRTLLQSIATPVITTSLYFVVFGSAIGSSMTQVHGVSYGAFIIPGLIMLALLTESISNASFGIYMPKYSGTIYEVLSAPISYLEILIGYVGAAATKSIVLGLIILATARLFVDFEILHPFWMLAFLVLTALTFSLFGFIIGVWADGWEKLQIVPALIVTPLTFLGGSFYSISMLPPVWQTVTLFNPVVYLISAFRWSFYGVSDVNVMVSLGMILGFLLACILTVGWIFKTGYRLKS; from the coding sequence ATGAATTTCTACGCGATCCGCGCCATCTACCTGTTCGAACTGGCGCGCACCTGGCGCACCCTGTTGCAGAGCATCGCCACGCCAGTGATCACCACCTCGCTGTACTTCGTGGTGTTCGGCTCGGCCATCGGCTCGAGCATGACCCAGGTGCATGGCGTCAGCTACGGCGCTTTCATCATCCCCGGCCTGATCATGCTGGCGCTGCTGACCGAGAGCATTTCCAACGCCTCGTTCGGCATCTACATGCCCAAGTACTCGGGCACCATCTACGAGGTGCTGTCGGCGCCGATTTCCTACCTCGAAATCCTGATCGGCTATGTCGGTGCGGCGGCCACCAAGTCCATCGTGCTCGGTTTGATCATCCTAGCCACGGCGCGGCTGTTCGTCGATTTCGAGATTCTCCATCCTTTCTGGATGCTGGCCTTCCTGGTGCTCACGGCGCTGACCTTCAGCCTGTTCGGCTTCATCATCGGGGTGTGGGCCGATGGCTGGGAGAAGCTGCAGATCGTCCCGGCGCTGATCGTCACGCCGCTGACCTTTCTCGGCGGCAGCTTCTACTCGATCAGCATGCTGCCACCGGTGTGGCAGACGGTGACCCTGTTCAACCCGGTGGTGTACCTGATCAGCGCGTTTCGCTGGAGCTTCTACGGCGTGTCGGACGTCAACGTGATGGTCAGCCTGGGCATGATCCTGGGCTTCTTGCTCGCCTGCATCCTGACTGTCGGGTGGATCTTTAAAACCGGCTACCGCCTCAAAAGCTGA
- a CDS encoding ABC transporter ATP-binding protein, with the protein MQPVISIQQLNKTYASGHPALKSIDLDIRQGEIFALLGPNGAGKTTLISIICGIVNPGSGSVTVAGHDILRDYRAARSKIGLVPQELFNEGFESVWAAVRFSRGLFGKAPDDAYLEQLLRDLSLWEKKDARIFELSGGMKRRVMIAKALSHQPEILFLDEPTAGVDVELRRNMWEMVRKLRERGVTIILTTHYIEEAEEMADRIGVIRKGEIILVQDKDTLMRQLGKKQLTLHLQQPISELPPALQRDDLQLRDDGYELVYSFDGQQEDTGIAELLQALAQHGIAFKDLQSSESSLEDIFVSLVKERP; encoded by the coding sequence GTGCAACCGGTCATTTCCATCCAGCAATTGAACAAGACCTACGCGTCCGGCCATCCGGCGCTCAAATCCATCGACCTGGACATCCGCCAGGGCGAGATCTTCGCGCTGCTCGGCCCCAACGGGGCGGGCAAGACCACGCTGATCAGCATCATCTGCGGCATCGTCAATCCGGGCAGCGGCTCGGTGACCGTAGCTGGCCACGACATCCTGCGCGACTACCGCGCGGCCCGCTCGAAGATCGGCCTGGTGCCCCAGGAGCTGTTCAACGAGGGCTTCGAGAGCGTGTGGGCGGCGGTGCGTTTCAGCCGCGGGCTGTTCGGCAAGGCACCGGACGATGCCTACCTGGAGCAGCTACTGCGCGACCTGTCGCTGTGGGAAAAGAAGGATGCGCGGATCTTCGAACTGTCCGGTGGCATGAAGCGCCGGGTGATGATCGCCAAGGCGCTGTCCCACCAACCCGAGATCCTGTTTCTCGACGAGCCGACCGCCGGCGTCGACGTCGAGCTGCGCCGCAACATGTGGGAAATGGTGCGCAAGCTGCGCGAGCGCGGAGTGACCATCATCCTTACCACTCACTACATCGAAGAAGCCGAGGAGATGGCCGACCGCATCGGGGTGATCCGCAAGGGCGAGATCATTCTGGTGCAGGACAAGGACACCCTCATGCGTCAGCTCGGCAAGAAGCAGCTGACCCTGCACCTTCAGCAGCCGATCAGCGAACTGCCGCCGGCCTTGCAGCGCGATGACCTGCAACTGCGTGACGACGGCTATGAGCTGGTCTACAGCTTCGATGGCCAGCAGGAGGACACCGGCATCGCCGAGCTGCTGCAGGCCCTGGCCCAGCACGGCATCGCCTTCAAGGACCTGCAGTCCAGCGAGAGCTCGCTGGAAGATATTTTCGTCAGTCTCGTGAAGGAGCGGCCATGA
- a CDS encoding I78 family peptidase inhibitor, with translation MAFKHLIGGAALLALLAGCSSTDTAPTQASKPASSNGKCTAEAAQSLLGQVATAEIVDQAREQSGARTARVLSPGDMVTLDYDSQRLNIDITEAEVIERITCG, from the coding sequence ATGGCTTTCAAACACCTGATTGGCGGCGCCGCTCTGCTCGCCCTGCTCGCCGGCTGCAGTTCGACCGACACAGCACCCACCCAGGCGTCGAAACCCGCCAGCAGCAACGGCAAATGCACTGCCGAAGCCGCGCAGAGCCTGCTCGGCCAGGTGGCCACCGCCGAAATCGTCGACCAGGCCCGCGAGCAGTCCGGCGCACGCACCGCCCGCGTGCTGTCACCCGGCGACATGGTAACCCTGGACTACGATTCCCAGCGCCTGAACATCGATATCACCGAAGCCGAAGTCATCGAGCGCATCACCTGCGGCTGA
- a CDS encoding LysR substrate-binding domain-containing protein yields the protein MQIDEELTLKKLEIFLAFMRSGNLARAASELNTSNVSVHRAIHSLENALRCPLFKHQGRNLIPLESAYVLEEKAQKLIQDAQDMVRLAREAAGFGAERFKLGSLYSLTVKTVPQLIMGLKLRRSELNIDLILGSNVDLMYKLRNMELDAILVALNDAEPHPDCEQLPLFSDDIFLAAPNDSPFADYSEVDLADLRDDTFITLTQGYATFRDGERVFQQAGFEPKVAMQVKDIFTLLSMVSSGVGYALLPGRVAAVYENRMKLIPLQAKYQLQQHIGVVFLKARERDPNLLALLAECRMYSRQS from the coding sequence ATGCAGATCGATGAAGAGCTGACGCTCAAGAAGCTGGAAATCTTTCTGGCCTTCATGCGCAGCGGCAACCTGGCCCGCGCGGCCAGCGAACTCAACACCAGCAACGTCAGCGTGCACCGCGCCATCCATTCCCTGGAAAACGCGCTACGTTGCCCGCTGTTCAAGCACCAGGGGCGCAACCTGATCCCGCTGGAAAGCGCCTACGTGCTGGAGGAGAAAGCCCAGAAGCTGATCCAGGACGCCCAGGACATGGTGCGTCTGGCCCGGGAGGCCGCCGGCTTCGGCGCCGAGCGCTTCAAGCTCGGCTCGCTCTACTCGCTGACGGTGAAGACCGTGCCCCAACTGATCATGGGCCTGAAGCTGCGGCGCAGCGAACTCAATATCGACCTGATCCTCGGCTCCAACGTCGACCTGATGTACAAGCTCAGGAACATGGAGTTGGATGCCATTCTGGTTGCCCTGAACGATGCCGAACCGCACCCCGACTGCGAGCAGTTGCCGCTGTTCTCCGATGACATCTTTCTCGCCGCGCCCAACGACTCGCCCTTCGCCGATTACAGCGAAGTGGATCTGGCCGATTTGCGCGACGACACCTTCATCACCCTCACCCAGGGCTACGCGACTTTCCGTGACGGCGAGCGGGTGTTCCAGCAGGCGGGGTTCGAGCCCAAGGTGGCGATGCAGGTCAAGGACATCTTCACCCTGCTGAGCATGGTCAGCTCCGGGGTGGGTTACGCCCTGCTGCCGGGGCGCGTGGCAGCGGTGTACGAGAACCGTATGAAGCTGATCCCACTGCAAGCCAAGTACCAGCTGCAGCAGCATATTGGGGTGGTGTTTCTCAAGGCCAGGGAGCGCGACCCGAACCTGTTGGCCCTGCTCGCCGAGTGCCGGATGTATAGCCGCCAGAGCTGA
- the madM gene encoding malonate transporter subunit MadM: protein MYESLMKVITGYSLLSGFAIVGITMWVSYWMSDKLTNGRLHGSAIAILLGLLLSYIGGVYTGGQKGLVDIPLFAGIGLLGGAMLRDFAIVATGFGVSVEELKRAGFAGVLALFLGVFTSFIAGVAVAMAFGYTDVISLTTIGTGAVTYIVGPVTGAAIGASSDVMALSIAAGLIKAILVMVATPFVAPYIGLNNPRSAVIFGGLMGTSSGVAGGLAATDPKLVPYGCLTAAFYTALGCLLGPSLLYFLMRGLMG, encoded by the coding sequence ATGTACGAATCTCTGATGAAGGTCATTACCGGCTACAGCCTGCTCAGCGGCTTCGCCATCGTCGGTATCACCATGTGGGTGTCCTACTGGATGTCCGACAAACTCACCAACGGCCGGCTGCACGGTTCGGCCATCGCCATCCTGCTCGGGCTGCTGCTGTCCTATATCGGTGGTGTCTACACCGGCGGGCAGAAGGGCCTGGTGGACATTCCGCTGTTCGCCGGCATCGGTCTGCTCGGCGGCGCCATGCTGCGCGATTTCGCCATTGTCGCCACCGGCTTCGGCGTCAGTGTCGAGGAGCTCAAGCGTGCCGGTTTCGCCGGGGTGCTGGCGCTGTTCCTCGGAGTGTTCACTTCCTTTATCGCCGGCGTGGCGGTGGCCATGGCCTTCGGCTACACCGACGTGATCAGCCTGACTACCATCGGCACCGGCGCGGTGACCTATATTGTCGGCCCGGTCACGGGTGCGGCCATCGGCGCCAGCTCCGACGTGATGGCGCTGTCCATCGCCGCCGGCCTGATCAAGGCGATCCTGGTGATGGTGGCCACGCCCTTCGTGGCGCCCTATATAGGCCTGAACAACCCGCGTAGCGCGGTGATCTTCGGTGGCCTGATGGGCACCTCCAGCGGCGTGGCCGGCGGCTTGGCGGCGACCGATCCCAAGCTGGTGCCTTACGGCTGCCTGACCGCGGCCTTCTACACCGCCCTGGGCTGCCTGCTTGGGCCGTCGCTGCTGTACTTCCTGATGCGTGGTTTGATGGGTTGA
- the madL gene encoding malonate transporter subunit MadL, with product MIIYGVAFLAFCTLAGIFIGELLGKLIGVPANVGGVGIAMMLLIFLGSYLNKRGLFTGKSEQGVEFWSAIYIPIVVAMAAQQNVYGALSGGPMAILAGAAAVIIGFALVPALSRVGQKKSDAEAASPLTKAPR from the coding sequence ATGATCATCTACGGTGTCGCCTTTCTGGCGTTCTGCACCCTGGCAGGCATCTTTATCGGAGAGCTGCTGGGCAAACTCATCGGCGTACCCGCCAATGTCGGCGGTGTCGGCATCGCCATGATGCTGCTGATCTTCCTGGGCAGTTACCTGAACAAGCGTGGCCTGTTCACCGGCAAATCGGAGCAGGGCGTGGAGTTCTGGAGCGCCATCTACATCCCCATCGTGGTCGCCATGGCCGCCCAGCAGAATGTCTACGGCGCCCTTAGTGGCGGCCCGATGGCGATTCTCGCCGGCGCTGCCGCAGTGATCATCGGCTTTGCCCTGGTGCCGGCGCTGAGCCGTGTCGGGCAGAAAAAGTCCGACGCCGAAGCAGCTTCTCCCCTGACCAAAGCGCCGCGGTGA
- the mdcH gene encoding malonate decarboxylase subunit epsilon has translation MSTLWAFPGQGAQQPGMLHALPEAPVVQACIEQASAALNEDVRLLDSAEALQNTRAVQLCLLIAGVAAARLLSERGYRPDYVAGLSIGAYAAAVVAGALEFADALRLVALRGELMQRAYPAGYGMTAILGLDQGSVERLLAEAEGPVYLANINAETQLVIAGSDAAMARVAERARALGAGCARRLAMSVPSHCELLAAPARELAEAFARVELQVPQVRYLSGSSARLIRDPEALRDDLAHNMSRVVDWQATLVTAYERGVRLHLELPPGSVLTGLARRVFEPGQAIAFTGARLDTLDAMLRQEVSRDR, from the coding sequence GTGAGTACACTCTGGGCCTTTCCCGGCCAGGGTGCGCAGCAGCCCGGCATGCTGCATGCCTTGCCCGAGGCGCCGGTGGTGCAGGCCTGTATCGAGCAGGCCAGTGCCGCCCTGAACGAAGACGTGCGCCTGCTCGACTCGGCCGAGGCGCTGCAAAACACTCGCGCCGTGCAGCTCTGCCTGCTGATCGCTGGCGTCGCCGCCGCGCGCCTGCTGAGCGAGCGTGGTTATCGCCCGGACTATGTTGCCGGTTTGTCCATCGGCGCCTATGCCGCCGCGGTGGTGGCCGGTGCGCTGGAGTTTGCCGATGCGCTGCGCCTGGTCGCCTTGCGTGGCGAACTGATGCAGCGCGCCTATCCCGCTGGCTACGGCATGACCGCCATCCTCGGCCTCGACCAGGGCAGCGTCGAGCGGCTGCTGGCCGAAGCCGAAGGCCCCGTGTACCTGGCCAATATCAACGCGGAAACCCAGCTTGTCATTGCCGGCAGCGATGCCGCCATGGCCCGGGTGGCCGAGCGCGCCCGCGCACTGGGGGCCGGCTGCGCCAGGCGCCTGGCCATGAGCGTGCCGTCGCACTGCGAGTTGCTCGCTGCGCCGGCTCGCGAGCTGGCGGAGGCCTTCGCCAGGGTCGAACTGCAGGTGCCCCAGGTGCGCTACCTGAGCGGCAGTTCGGCGCGGCTGATCCGTGATCCTGAAGCCTTGCGCGATGACCTGGCTCATAACATGAGCCGCGTCGTCGACTGGCAGGCCACTCTCGTCACCGCCTATGAACGCGGCGTGCGCCTGCACCTGGAACTGCCGCCGGGCAGCGTGCTGACCGGCCTGGCCCGCCGCGTATTCGAACCGGGGCAGGCGATCGCCTTCACCGGAGCGCGCCTGGATACACTCGACGCCATGTTGCGTCAGGAGGTGAGTCGCGACCGCTGA
- a CDS encoding malonate decarboxylase holo-ACP synthase → MHPIPRPHDLLWGLHSEHLPPEAPAWARAPLGGNVPVVVRRAPAEAGWVAVGIRGAAREQRYATWMRLSGISRLVTPQAVARAGRWHNHAQRHWPALRALSQMAPRLDALGLAWGVTGSLGFELASGISAAHPDSDLDLSLRAPHHLSRDWARTLCRLLDEAPGRIDLQLETPSGAVALGEWAGESPRVLLKTQNGPLLVSDPWQSQQVAA, encoded by the coding sequence ATGCACCCGATACCCCGTCCACACGATCTGCTTTGGGGCTTGCACTCCGAGCACCTGCCGCCGGAGGCGCCGGCCTGGGCTCGCGCCCCCCTGGGCGGGAATGTGCCGGTGGTGGTGCGTCGAGCGCCAGCCGAAGCGGGATGGGTCGCGGTAGGTATTCGCGGCGCTGCGCGTGAGCAACGCTATGCCACCTGGATGCGCCTGAGCGGGATCAGCCGTTTGGTCACACCACAGGCGGTGGCGCGGGCCGGGCGCTGGCACAATCACGCGCAGCGCCATTGGCCGGCGTTGCGGGCGCTGAGCCAAATGGCACCGCGTCTCGACGCCCTGGGCCTGGCCTGGGGGGTGACCGGCAGCCTCGGCTTTGAGCTGGCCAGCGGCATCAGTGCCGCACACCCGGACAGCGATCTCGATCTGTCGCTGCGCGCACCGCATCACCTGTCACGCGACTGGGCGCGTACCCTGTGCCGCCTGCTGGACGAGGCGCCGGGGCGCATCGATCTGCAACTGGAAACTCCGAGCGGCGCCGTGGCGCTGGGTGAATGGGCCGGCGAGTCGCCCCGCGTGTTGCTGAAAACCCAGAACGGCCCGCTGCTGGTCAGCGATCCCTGGCAATCGCAGCAGGTGGCGGCGTGA
- the mdcE gene encoding biotin-independent malonate decarboxylase subunit gamma translates to MTTAQEQRGLHWFQALAGDAQPQQGLPASLRVADGELAGQAVRYLAVIADANNPFPQARNGEVGLLEGWGLAQAVDEAIEADRGKAHKRALIAIVDVPSQAYGRREEAYGIHQALAGAVDAYARARLAGHGVIGLLVGKAMSGAFLAHGYQANRLIALRDAGVMVHAMGKAAAARITLRSVDELEALAATVPPMAYDLDSYASLGLLAEVLDVEQAAQPTAADLSRVRDALGRALIDIAEAPRDLRGRLGAANRAASLQVRKALRAQW, encoded by the coding sequence ATGACGACTGCACAGGAACAACGCGGCCTGCACTGGTTCCAGGCCCTGGCCGGCGATGCCCAGCCGCAACAGGGTTTGCCTGCCTCGCTGCGGGTGGCCGATGGTGAGCTGGCTGGCCAGGCGGTGCGCTATCTGGCGGTGATTGCCGATGCCAACAACCCATTCCCCCAAGCCCGCAACGGCGAAGTCGGTCTGCTCGAAGGCTGGGGCCTGGCCCAGGCCGTGGATGAGGCCATCGAGGCGGATCGCGGCAAGGCGCACAAGCGCGCGCTGATCGCCATCGTCGATGTGCCGAGCCAGGCCTATGGCCGCCGCGAGGAGGCCTATGGCATCCACCAGGCACTGGCCGGCGCGGTGGACGCCTATGCCCGTGCCCGCCTGGCCGGCCATGGGGTGATCGGCCTGCTGGTGGGCAAGGCCATGTCCGGCGCCTTTCTCGCCCACGGCTACCAGGCCAACCGCCTGATCGCCCTGCGCGATGCCGGGGTGATGGTGCACGCCATGGGCAAGGCCGCCGCCGCGCGCATCACCCTGCGCAGCGTCGACGAGCTGGAGGCGCTGGCCGCCACGGTGCCGCCCATGGCCTATGACCTGGACAGCTACGCCTCGCTTGGCTTGCTCGCGGAGGTGCTCGATGTTGAGCAGGCCGCGCAGCCGACGGCGGCCGACCTATCACGTGTTAGGGATGCTCTGGGCCGCGCCCTGATCGATATTGCCGAGGCTCCGCGTGATCTGCGGGGGCGATTGGGCGCCGCAAATCGCGCGGCGTCCTTGCAGGTGCGTAAGGCCTTGCGCGCGCAGTGGTGA
- a CDS encoding biotin-independent malonate decarboxylase subunit beta, with translation MAEQNIQRLLAQRSFTELGARKRARALLDAGSFRELLDPFARLMSPWLPKQGIVPQADDGVVVAKGTIDGQPGVVIAIEGAFQGGSLGEVGGAKIAGALELAAEDNKGGTPTRAVLLLETGGVRLQEANLGLAAIAEIQAAIIELREFQPVIGLVAGPVGCFGGMSIAAGLCSYLLVTREARLGLNGPQVIEQEAGLNEYDSRDRPFIWSLTGGEQRHASGLVDGYVSDDVEAIRSELHGLFAQGKPTLERSRRHAWFLERLRAVDTSVQADAAAVRSAYQGA, from the coding sequence ATGGCTGAGCAGAACATCCAGCGCCTGTTGGCGCAGCGCAGTTTCACCGAACTCGGTGCCCGTAAGCGAGCTCGCGCACTGCTCGATGCCGGCAGCTTCCGTGAACTGCTCGACCCCTTCGCCCGGCTGATGTCGCCCTGGCTGCCCAAGCAAGGCATCGTGCCCCAGGCCGATGACGGCGTTGTGGTGGCCAAGGGGACGATCGATGGTCAGCCTGGGGTGGTGATCGCCATCGAAGGCGCCTTCCAGGGCGGCAGCCTTGGCGAAGTGGGCGGGGCGAAGATCGCCGGCGCTCTGGAATTGGCGGCTGAAGACAACAAGGGCGGCACGCCGACCCGCGCTGTGCTGCTGCTGGAAACCGGCGGCGTGCGCCTGCAGGAGGCCAACCTGGGCCTGGCAGCCATCGCCGAGATCCAGGCCGCAATCATCGAGTTGCGTGAGTTTCAGCCAGTGATCGGCCTGGTCGCCGGCCCGGTCGGCTGCTTCGGCGGCATGTCCATCGCAGCCGGGTTGTGCAGCTACCTGCTGGTCACCCGCGAGGCGCGCCTGGGCCTCAACGGCCCCCAGGTGATCGAGCAGGAAGCTGGGCTGAATGAATACGACTCCCGCGACCGCCCCTTTATCTGGAGCCTGACCGGCGGCGAGCAGCGCCACGCCAGTGGCCTGGTCGACGGTTACGTGAGTGATGATGTCGAGGCCATTCGCAGCGAGCTGCACGGGCTCTTCGCCCAGGGTAAACCCACGCTGGAGCGCAGCCGTCGCCACGCCTGGTTCCTCGAACGCCTGCGCGCCGTCGACACCTCGGTTCAAGCCGATGCCGCTGCCGTGCGCAGCGCCTACCAGGGAGCATGA
- a CDS encoding malonate decarboxylase subunit delta, with the protein METLSFRFPAGQPAKGRALVGCVGSGDLEVMLEPGQAGTLAIEVVTSVNGSSPRWQLLFERMFGEQQLPALNIAIHDFGATPGVVRLRLEQGLEELSHG; encoded by the coding sequence ATGGAAACCCTGTCTTTTCGATTCCCCGCCGGGCAACCGGCCAAGGGCCGTGCGCTGGTGGGCTGCGTCGGCTCCGGCGACCTGGAAGTGATGCTGGAACCCGGCCAGGCCGGCACCCTGGCGATCGAAGTGGTCACCTCGGTCAACGGCAGTTCGCCACGCTGGCAGCTCTTGTTCGAGCGCATGTTCGGCGAGCAGCAATTGCCGGCGCTGAACATCGCCATCCATGATTTCGGCGCCACTCCCGGCGTGGTGCGCCTGCGCCTGGAACAGGGCCTGGAGGAACTGAGCCATGGCTGA
- a CDS encoding triphosphoribosyl-dephospho-CoA synthase yields MNALTAIQPQPSLSLGDWLADLAVDALIDEADLSPKPGLVDQRGSGAHTDLHLGLMHASALALWPSFKAMAEAARQRGVIDLHLREAVGRIGREGEVEMLRVTGGVNTHRGAIWALGLLSSAATLDVNMLAPVQIAQRAARLALLEDRAAPVAGDSHGAQVCRRYGVHGAREEAQLGFPSVIQQALPQLARSRAAGAGEQNARLDALLAIMTQLADTCVLYRAGMAGLTRMHSGARAVLAAGGCASLDGRRCLRELERDMLHLRASPGGAADLLAATLFLDRLQHGLPAPLGSL; encoded by the coding sequence ATGAATGCACTGACTGCAATTCAGCCCCAGCCATCGCTGTCCCTGGGCGATTGGTTGGCGGATCTGGCCGTCGACGCGCTGATCGACGAGGCCGACCTGTCGCCCAAGCCGGGGCTGGTCGACCAGCGTGGTAGCGGCGCCCACACCGACCTGCACCTGGGCCTGATGCACGCCTCGGCGCTGGCCCTGTGGCCCAGTTTCAAGGCCATGGCCGAGGCCGCCCGGCAACGTGGCGTGATCGACCTGCACCTGCGTGAAGCGGTGGGCCGCATCGGTCGTGAAGGCGAGGTGGAGATGCTGCGCGTCACTGGCGGGGTCAACACCCATCGCGGCGCGATCTGGGCGCTGGGGTTGCTCAGCAGCGCTGCCACGCTGGATGTGAACATGTTGGCGCCCGTCCAGATTGCCCAGCGTGCCGCACGCCTGGCCCTGCTCGAAGATCGCGCCGCGCCCGTCGCCGGCGACAGCCATGGCGCCCAGGTCTGCCGCCGGTATGGCGTGCATGGGGCTCGTGAGGAAGCGCAGCTGGGCTTTCCCTCGGTGATCCAGCAGGCGCTGCCGCAACTGGCGCGCAGCCGCGCCGCCGGGGCAGGGGAGCAGAACGCCCGCCTCGACGCGCTGCTGGCGATCATGACCCAGCTGGCCGACACCTGCGTGCTCTACCGCGCCGGCATGGCCGGGCTGACCCGCATGCACAGCGGCGCCCGCGCGGTGCTCGCTGCCGGCGGCTGCGCCAGCCTCGATGGGCGCCGCTGCCTGCGCGAGCTGGAGCGCGACATGCTGCACCTGCGTGCCTCGCCTGGCGGTGCTGCCGATCTGCTCGCCGCCACCCTATTCCTCGACCGCCTGCAGCATGGCCTGCCGGCGCCGCTTGGGAGTCTGTGA